From the genome of Malus domestica chromosome 04, GDT2T_hap1, one region includes:
- the LOC103424909 gene encoding pentatricopeptide repeat-containing protein At1g71490-like, whose protein sequence is MPPSYSRFIPRGLSISQIQRFIPKSWKEGTKQFGKSSALCISETGSAVDDSMIDSLLTSINNYASQGNLSKAFKTISLVQLHASSPTCDLILHSISSVILSCANHKSLPQGEQLHAHIVRLGFERHPILVPKLVTFYSSFNLHAEARIILENSNILHPLPWNLLISSYVKNELLDDALSTYKQMVNKGIRPDCFTYPSVLKACGEKLDISFGREVHKSIDARCQEWNLFVHNSLVSMYGKFGLLDVARHLFDKMPTRDSISWNAMISGYASKGMWTDAFELFGNMQMEGIGVNILLWNTIAGGCLRTGNFRGALELLSQMISCGILLDSVALTIGLSACSHNGAIKLGKEIHGFSIRSGCDGYNNVNNALITLYSRCKDLRKAYTLFELIEDRSIITWNSMLSGYSHMDRAEEASFLFREMLCSGIEPNYVTIASILPLCARVANLQHGKEFHCYITKRVVFDDCLLLRNALVDMYARSGKVLQARRVFDSMSKKDEVTYTCMIVGYGVQGEGKAALKLFEEMNLLHIKPDHVTMVSILSACSHSGLVIQGQMLFEKMLSVYGITPDLEHYACMVDLLGRAGLLNKAKKIITRMPYKPTSAMWATLIGACRIHGNMEIGEWAAGKLLEMRPENSGYYVLIANMYAAAGCWNNLARVRTFMRDLGVRKDPGCAWVDVGDGFSPFLVGDTTNRLRDEIYLLLDGLTELMKDTDSVVNGDISSGYDVFED, encoded by the coding sequence ATGCCACCATCTTATTCTCGTTTCATCCCAAGAGGCCTTTCTATATCTCAAATCCAGAGATTCATACCTAAAAGCTGGAAGGAAGGAACGAAACAATTTGGGAAATCATCTGCTTTATGTATTTCGGAAACAGGTTCAGCTGTTGATGATTCTATGATAGATTCTCTTCTTACATCCATCAATAATTATGCAAGCCAAGGAAATTTATCAAAAGCATTCAAAACTATCTCTCTTGTCCAGCTCCATGCCTCTTCTCCTACTTGTGACCTTATCTTACATTCCATCTCTTCTGTTATCTTATCTTGTGCCAACCATAAATCATTACCACAGGGTGAACAACTTCATGCACATATTGTTAGATTGGGGTTTGAACGACACCCCATTTTGGTTCCCAAGCTGGTTACATTTTACTCAAGCTTTAATCTCCATGCTGAGGCTCGTATCATTCTTGAGAATTCAAATATATTGCATCCTCTACCTTGGAATCTGCTCATCTCTTCATATGTTAAAAATGAACTTTTGGATGATGCTCTCTCTACATATAAACAAATGGTCAACAAGGGGATTAGGCCAGATTGTTTCACTTACCCATCTGTTCTCAAGGCTTGCGGTGAAAAATTGGATATAAGTTTTGGCAGGGAGGTGCATAAGTCCATTGATGCTCGTTGTCAGGAGTGGAATTTATTTGTGCATAATTCATTGGTCTCCATGTATGGGAAATTTGGGCTTCTCGACGTTGCTCGTCACTTATTCGACAAAATGCCCACAAGGGATTCAATTTCTTGGAATGCAATGATCTCTGGTTATGCCTCCAAGGGCATGTGGACGGATGCATTTGAGCTGTTTGGAAACATGCAGATGGAGGGTATTGGAGTTAATATCTTACTTTGGAATACCATTGCTGGTGGGTGCTTGAGGACAGGTAATTTCAGGGGCGCTCTTGAGTTGCTTTCTCAAATGATAAGTTGTGGTATTTTATTGGACTCGGTAGCATTGACGATTGGTTTGAGTGCTTGTTCCCACAATGGAGCCATTAAATTAGGGAAGGAAATTCATGGTTTTTCGATTCGTAGTGGTTGTGATGGGTATAATAATGTTAATAATGCATTGATTACATTGTATTCTAGGTGCAAAGACCTTAGGAAAGCCTATACTTTGTTTGAATTGATAGAAGATAGGAGTATAATTACTTGGAACTCCATGCTTTCTGGTTATTCTCACATGGATCGAGCTGAGGAAGCTTCATTCTTATTTAGGGAGATGTTGTGTTCAGGAATTGAACCTAACTATGTTACTATTGCCAGCATCCTTCCTCTCTGTGCTCGGGTCGCAAACCTTCAACATGGGAAGGAGTTCCACTGCTACATTACAAAACGTGTAGTGTTTGATGATTGTTTATTGCTACGGAATGCCCTTGTGGACATGTATGCCAGATCGGGCAAGGTTTTACAGGCGAGAAGAGTATTTGATTCAATGTCGAAGAAGGATGAAGTAACTTATACTTGCATGATTGTGGGATATGGAGTCCAGGGTGAAGGAAAAGCTGCACTGAAGTTATTTGAAGAGATGAACTTGTTACACATAAAACCAGATCATGTAACTATGGTTTCAATTTTATCAGCTTGTAGCCATTCCGGTCTAGTAATCCAAGGCCAAATGCTATTTGAAAAGATGCTGAGTGTATACGGTATAACTCCCGATTTGGAGCACTATGCCTGCATGGTCGATCTCCTTGGGAGGGCCGGTCTACTAAACAAAGCAAAGAAGATTATCACAAGGATGCCTTACAAGCCAACTTCTGCTATGTGGGCTACACTTATTGGAGCATGTCGGATCCATGGAAATATGGAGATCGGGGAATGGGCAGCCGGGAAGCTGTTAGAAATGAGACCGGAAAATTCTGGTTACTATGTGTTAATTGCTAACATGTATGCTGCTGCTGGTTGTTGGAACAACCTAGCGAGAGTGAGGACTTTCATGAGGGACTTGGGTGTGAGGAAGGATCCTGGCTGTGCTTGGGTTGATGTGGGCGATGGATTTTCACCCTTTTTGGTGGGGGACACAACAAATCGGCTGAGAGATGAAATTTACCTTTTGTTGGATGGCTTAACGGAGTTAATGAAAGATACTGATTCCGTTGTCAATGGGGATATAAGTTCAGGTTATGATGTTTTTGAGGATTAG